Proteins from one Elgaria multicarinata webbii isolate HBS135686 ecotype San Diego chromosome 3, rElgMul1.1.pri, whole genome shotgun sequence genomic window:
- the LOC134395906 gene encoding cholinesterase-like isoform X3 yields the protein MPGLLISSLSCFYLLLLFPLISKSDSEEQGVVVTSSGPIKGKDLPVGSGFVSAYLGIPYAEPPLGKLRFQKPVPHQPWSQVFEATRFGNACPQIIFSGFPEADIWVANRPLSEDCLFLNVWVPHPPPSSPTPVLVWIHGGGFFHGISSLDIYNGAHLAYHENVIVVTINYRLGALGFLSLPPAAPGNMGLLDQQLALKWVQENAAAFGGDPTRVTLFGHSAGGVSVGFHLLSPNSQPLFAHAVLQSGAPNAIWSWKSPEEAKQNALNFSQLLGCAEGNDTAVVSCLQEKDAMEFAEHEQFLYHASKFILDIPFAPTTDGDFLLDAPQRLVEAGKIHHKPILIGAASDEGSIFVTFLFADTNHSLISWEQFRKGISMTLRKGTEEAVQAVLLEYSKEDHGLAKYRWSLSQSGGDFLFVCPAATFAAKLSEAGSPVYSYSFTHHTSASAWPEWTGAPHGAEVPYLFGTLESAVGANRTYTKAEGALSRRMMRYWAEFSRSGNPTGSVANEVQWPLYNATQQNYFQLSTEPSQVMETSPARHCGFLESLFLKAANPHTLGEDHVAPGKEEDGRTDDSTQ from the exons ATGCCTGGTCTCCTGATCTCATCACTTTCATGcttctacctcctcctcctctttccactGATCTCGAAGTCTGACTCTGAAGAGCAAGGTGTTGTAGTCACCAGCAGTGGTCCAATCAAGGGCAAAGATCTTCCAGTTGGCTCTGGCTTTGTGTCTGCCTATCTGGGCATCCCTTATGCTGAGCCCCCGCTGGGAAAATTACGTTTCCAGAAGCCTGTTCCACATCAGCCATGGAGTCAAGTCTTCGAGGCTACCCGTTTTGGCAACGCCTGTCCCCAGATAATATTTTCGGGCTTCCCTGAGGCAGACATTTGGGTTGCCAATCGACCACTCTCAGAAGATTGTCTCTTTCTCAATGTCTGGGTTCCTCATCCACCACCTTCTTCACCAACTCCTGTCCTTGTCTGGATACATGGAGGGGGATTTTTCCATGGCATATCCTCCTTAGATATATATAATGGAGCACATTTAGCTTATCATGAGAATGTCATTGTAGTCACCATTAATTACCGCCTGGGGGCTCTAGGCTTCCtctcattgccaccagctgccccAGGAAACATGGGCCTCTTGGACCAACAGCTGGCACTGAAGTGGGTACAGGAGAATGCAGCTGCCTTTGGTGGAGATCCAACTCGCGTGACCCTTTTTGGCCATAGCGCTGGTGGAGTCTCCGTGGGCTTCCATCTTCTCTCACCAAATAGCCAGCCCCTGTTTGCCCACGCTGTGCTTCAGAGTGGGGCTCCCAATGCCATCTGGTCTTGGAAAAGTCCTGAGGAGGCCAAGCAGAACGCCCTTAATTTCAGCCAGCTCCTGGGCTGTGCAGAAGGCAACGATACTGCTGTGGTGAGCTGCCTCCAGGAAAAAGATGCCATGGAATTTGCTGAGCATGAGCAATTCCTATATCATGCAAGCAAGTTCATTCTGGACATTCCCTTCGCACCAACAACAGATGGGGATTTTTTGCTTGATGCACCGCAAAGGCTTGTGGAGGCCGGGAAAATTCACCATAAACCAATTCTCATTGGTGCCGCCTCTGATGAAGGGTCTATTTTTGTGACATTTCTTTTTGCTGACACCAATCACAGCCTAATCAGTTGGGAGCAATTTCGGAAAGGGATATCGATGACACTGCGAAAGGGTACTGAAGAAGCGGTTCAGGCTGTGTTGCTGGAGTACAGCAAAGAAGACCACGGTTTGGCAAAGTACCGTTGGTCCCTGTCACAGTCCGGTGGTGATTTCCTCTTTGTATGTCCAGCTGCCACGTTTGCTGCAAAGCTCAGCGAAGCTGGGAGTCCTGTGTACAGTTATTCCTTTACACATCACACCTCCGCCTCTGCTTGGCCTGAATGGACTGGAGCACCCCATGGTGCTGAGGTACCTTATTTGTTTGGAACCCTGGAATCAGCCGTGGGCGCCAACCGAACATACACAAAGGCCGAGGGTGCACTGAGCCGCAGGATGATGCGGTATTGGGCTGAATTCTCCAGAAGTGG GAATCCCACAGGATCAGTGGCCAATGAGGTACAATGGCCGCTCTATAATGCCACCCAGCAGAACTACTTCCAACTTAGCACTGAGCCATCCCAGGTTATGGAGACATCTCCTGCAAGACATTGTGGTTTCTTGGAAAGTCTTTTTTTGAAGGCTGCAAATCCAC ACACATTGGGAGAGGATCATGTTGCTCCAGGCAAGGAGGAAGATGGGAGGACAGATGACAGTACTCAATAA
- the LOC134395906 gene encoding cholinesterase-like isoform X2: MPGLLISSLSCFYLLLLFPLISKSDSEEQGVVVTSSGPIKGKDLPVGSGFVSAYLGIPYAEPPLGKLRFQKPVPHQPWSQVFEATRFGNACPQIIFSGFPEADIWVANRPLSEDCLFLNVWVPHPPPSSPTPVLVWIHGGGFFHGISSLDIYNGAHLAYHENVIVVTINYRLGALGFLSLPPAAPGNMGLLDQQLALKWVQENAAAFGGDPTRVTLFGHSAGGVSVGFHLLSPNSQPLFAHAVLQSGAPNAIWSWKSPEEAKQNALNFSQLLGCAEGNDTAVVSCLQEKDAMEFAEHEQFLYHASKFILDIPFAPTTDGDFLLDAPQRLVEAGKIHHKPILIGAASDEGSIFVTFLFADTNHSLISWEQFRKGISMTLRKGTEEAVQAVLLEYSKEDHGLAKYRWSLSQSGGDFLFVCPAATFAAKLSEAGSPVYSYSFTHHTSASAWPEWTGAPHGAEVPYLFGTLESAVGANRTYTKAEGALSRRMMRYWAEFSRSGNPTGSVANEVQWPLYNATQQNYFQLSTEPSQVMETSPARHCGFLESLFLKAANPHTLGEDHVSPGKEEDGRTEDSTQ, translated from the exons ATGCCTGGTCTCCTGATCTCATCACTTTCATGcttctacctcctcctcctctttccactGATCTCGAAGTCTGACTCTGAAGAGCAAGGTGTTGTAGTCACCAGCAGTGGTCCAATCAAGGGCAAAGATCTTCCAGTTGGCTCTGGCTTTGTGTCTGCCTATCTGGGCATCCCTTATGCTGAGCCCCCGCTGGGAAAATTACGTTTCCAGAAGCCTGTTCCACATCAGCCATGGAGTCAAGTCTTCGAGGCTACCCGTTTTGGCAACGCCTGTCCCCAGATAATATTTTCGGGCTTCCCTGAGGCAGACATTTGGGTTGCCAATCGACCACTCTCAGAAGATTGTCTCTTTCTCAATGTCTGGGTTCCTCATCCACCACCTTCTTCACCAACTCCTGTCCTTGTCTGGATACATGGAGGGGGATTTTTCCATGGCATATCCTCCTTAGATATATATAATGGAGCACATTTAGCTTATCATGAGAATGTCATTGTAGTCACCATTAATTACCGCCTGGGGGCTCTAGGCTTCCtctcattgccaccagctgccccAGGAAACATGGGCCTCTTGGACCAACAGCTGGCACTGAAGTGGGTACAGGAGAATGCAGCTGCCTTTGGTGGAGATCCAACTCGCGTGACCCTTTTTGGCCATAGCGCTGGTGGAGTCTCCGTGGGCTTCCATCTTCTCTCACCAAATAGCCAGCCCCTGTTTGCCCACGCTGTGCTTCAGAGTGGGGCTCCCAATGCCATCTGGTCTTGGAAAAGTCCTGAGGAGGCCAAGCAGAACGCCCTTAATTTCAGCCAGCTCCTGGGCTGTGCAGAAGGCAACGATACTGCTGTGGTGAGCTGCCTCCAGGAAAAAGATGCCATGGAATTTGCTGAGCATGAGCAATTCCTATATCATGCAAGCAAGTTCATTCTGGACATTCCCTTCGCACCAACAACAGATGGGGATTTTTTGCTTGATGCACCGCAAAGGCTTGTGGAGGCCGGGAAAATTCACCATAAACCAATTCTCATTGGTGCCGCCTCTGATGAAGGGTCTATTTTTGTGACATTTCTTTTTGCTGACACCAATCACAGCCTAATCAGTTGGGAGCAATTTCGGAAAGGGATATCGATGACACTGCGAAAGGGTACTGAAGAAGCGGTTCAGGCTGTGTTGCTGGAGTACAGCAAAGAAGACCACGGTTTGGCAAAGTACCGTTGGTCCCTGTCACAGTCCGGTGGTGATTTCCTCTTTGTATGTCCAGCTGCCACGTTTGCTGCAAAGCTCAGCGAAGCTGGGAGTCCTGTGTACAGTTATTCCTTTACACATCACACCTCCGCCTCTGCTTGGCCTGAATGGACTGGAGCACCCCATGGTGCTGAGGTACCTTATTTGTTTGGAACCCTGGAATCAGCCGTGGGCGCCAACCGAACATACACAAAGGCCGAGGGTGCACTGAGCCGCAGGATGATGCGGTATTGGGCTGAATTCTCCAGAAGTGG GAATCCCACAGGATCAGTGGCCAATGAGGTACAATGGCCGCTCTATAATGCCACCCAGCAGAACTACTTCCAACTTAGCACTGAGCCATCCCAGGTTATGGAGACATCTCCTGCAAGACATTGTGGTTTCTTGGAAAGTCTTTTTTTGAAGGCTGCAAATCCAC